A stretch of DNA from Longimicrobium sp.:
ACTCGGCCTCGACGAAGCGCAGGGTGGAGCGCAGCGTGGAGCCCTTGGCGTGCGGGGCGGCGACGGCGGCGCTCACGGGGCGGCCTCCTGCAGGGCGCGGCGGTCCGGCTTCCCCGAGCCCAGGCGCGGGATCTCGGGGAGGAAGACCACCTGCTTCGGCACCTTGTACCCCGCCAGCCGCGAGCGCGCGTGCGCGATCAGCTCCGCCTCGCTCGGCGCCGCCTCGCCGCGGGGGACCACGAAGGCGCGCCCCACCTCGCCCCAGCGCTCGTCGCGCACGCCGACCACCACCACCTCGGCCACGCCGGGGCAGTCCGCCAGCGCCGCCTCCACCTCGCCGGGGAAGACGTTCTCGCCGCCGGAGATGAACATCTCCTTGCGCCGCCCGCAGATGGTGAACACGCCGTCCTCGTCGCGCCGCGCCAGGTCGCCCGTGCGCAGCCATCCATCGCCCGTGAACACCTCGGCCGTCCGCTCGGGACTGCGCAGGTAGCCGGCGAAGACCTGCGGGCCGCGCAGCAGCAGCTCGCCCGGCTCGCCGGGGGCCGCCTCGCCGCCGTCCGCCGCCTCCAGGCGCATCTCCAGCATCGGCACCGGCCAGCCGACGCTCCCCGGCCGCCGGAGCGCCTCCTGGTCGGAGATGGCGAAGCAGTTGGGGCCGCACTCGGTGAGCCCGTACCCCTCGCGGAAGCGGTAGCCGGCCGCGCGCACCTTCGCCGCGAGCGACCGAGGGCATGGCGCGCCGCCGGAGATGAAGAAGCGAAGGCTCGGCAGCGCCCGCCCCCAGCGCGGGCTCTCGGTGAGCATCAGCAGCATGGTGGGGACGGTGAGCGCCACCGTGATCCCCTCCTCGGCCACCGCGTCCAGGTACCCGTCGGCGTCGAAGGCGTCGAAGAGTACGATGGTGCCGCCGCGGTGCCAGAGCGGGGTGGCGAACACGTTCCACCCGCCCGTGTGGAAGAACGGGGTGGAGACGGGCGCCACGTCCGCCGGCCCCAGCTCCCACGCGGTCGTGGTCGCCACGGCGTTGTAGAAGAGCTGCCGGTGCGGGAGGACGGCGCCCTTGGGCTTCCCCGTGCTCCCGGAGGTGTAGAGGACGAGCGCCGCATCCTCCGGCCCCACCTCGACGTCCGGCGCGGAGGGGCCGCCGCGGGCCAGCAGGGCGGGGACGTCCAGGTCCAGGTCGATCCAGGGCGGCGCCTCGTCCGCTCCCCGAAGCGCGTCCTCCGCCCGCGCGCGGAAGCGCTCCTCGCCGAGGACGACCGCCGGGCGCGCGTCGGCCAGGATCGGCGCGAGCTCCGCCGCCGCCAGCCGCCAGTTGAGCGGCAGCAGCGCCGCGCCGAGCCGACCGCAGGCGAAGAAGACCTCCACCACCTCGCGGCGGTTGCCGGCCAGCACCGCCACCAGGTCGCCGCGGCCGATGCCGAGCGCGCGCAGCACGGCGGCCCAGCGGTCGGCGCCGGCGTCCAGCTCGGCGTAGGTGAGCCGTCCGCCGCGCGACCGGTCGACCAGCGCGCAGCGGTCCGGCGCGATGCGGCGCCAGAAGCGCAGCGGGTCGGGGCGGCGGGGGAAGACGGGGGCGCTCATCGTCAGCGCGAGTGCCGCAGGAGGAAGTCGAGGATCAGGCGCGTGGCGTCGGGGCCCTTCGCGTCGGTGAAGGTGCCCTCGGGCGAGCCGCCGGACCAGGCGTGCCCGAGCCCCTTCACGAGCACCAGGTCCAGCATTGTGTTCCCCTCCCCGTCGTCGAACCAGCGGCGCTCGACCTCGTAGCCTCCCGCGGTGCCGCTCTCCAGGTGCGGGCCCTTCAGGTCGGCCACGATGGCGAACTGGTGCGCGAGCTGCTCGGCGTTGAAGGGGCTGACGACGGGGTCCGCGCCGCCGTGGATCACGATGAGCGGCAGGTCGCGCCGGCCGAGCGCCGTCCGCAGCGCTTCCGTCAGCCGGTCGACCCCGGATGGCCCGGACCGCATCACGCCGAGCGCGTCCGCGACGCTCGACGCGGCGCGATAGGCGATGCCGGAGTGCGCGCCGGCGGCCGCGTAGAGCTCCGGGTACGCGGCGGCGGTGTTGACCGCCATCGCCGCGCCCGCGGAGACGCCGGCGATGTAGACGCGCGCGGGGTCGGCGTTGTATCGGGCGATCACCTCGCGCGTGATGGCGGCGATGATGGCCGGCTCGCCGCCGCGGCCCTGGTGGGCGGGGTCGTACCACGTCCAGCACTTCTGCGGCTGGTGCGTCCCGGTCTGCTCGGGCCAGGCCACCAGCACCCCCGCCGCGGCCGCCGCCTGGTTGAAGCGGGTGCCGCGCGCGAAGTCGTCGGGGTCCTGCGTGCATCCGTGCAGCATCACCACCAGCGGCGCGGGCTTCGACGCGTCGCGGCCGGCGGGGACGAAGAGCTTGTAGCGGCGCGTTCCCTCGGCGCCGGAGTACGTCGCCCACTCAAAGGTGCCGTCCTGCGCGGCGGCGGGCGCGGCTGCGTTGGTCAGCGTCACGGCCAGTGCGGTGGTCAGGAGTGCGGCTCGGGTCATCGTCCTCTCATTCGACTGCTGTATGGCCTCGGCGCGGGGGCCCTCACCCGGCGCCGCTACCGCGTCGCCACCCTCTCCCAACTCCGGGAGAGGGTACTTTGCGGGGTCTGGCGCCGGGAGCACCCCACCAGCGAGGGCGAGTAGATCCCTCGGGTCGCTGCCGCGCCCCTCGGGACGACATCGGCTTGGCGCGGGACCTCGCATCTTCAGAATCCGAAGAAGTCGACGATGAGCTGGCTGGCGTCGGGGGCGCAGGCGTCGGTGTAGCTGCCGGCGCTGCTGCCGCCCGGCCAGCGGTGGCCCAGGCCGCTGACGATGTACTTGCGCACCACCGTCTGCGCGTTCGCGCTGTTGCGGTAGTCGTACTGCGTGTACGAGCGGCAAGCGGTGCCGCTCACCGTCGCGTCGGCCGTGTTGTCGACGTTGCCGTTGTCGGCGCCGTCGGAGGCCAGGTCGAGCGTCTGCGTCCACTGCTGCGCGGTCTGGTGCGCGTTGACCACGTTCACCGTGCCGTCGGAGCCGCCGTGGACGACCAGCGCGGGGATCACCCGCCGCCCGCCCGTGGCCATGGCGTTCCAGCAGTCCGTCCCCCGCGTGTTGGGGTCGTAGGCGCTCCCGCTCATCATCGCCGAGGTGCCGCCGCCCGCGGTGGTGGCGGCCTTGTACATCACGCCCGCGACCTCGGCCAGCCTGCGCACCCGGTCCGGGTAGGTGCAGGCCATGATGGTGGCCATCGCCGCGCCCGCCGAGAAGCCGGCCACGCCCACGCGGTTGGAGTCGACCAGGTAGTTCGCCTTCACCCAGTCGATCATCCCCGCGATCACGTACGGCTCGCCGCTCCCCCGGGCCTGGTTGGAGGTGTAGAACCAGTTCCAGCAGTCCGAGGCGTTGTAGGCGGTCCCCTGCTCGGGGTACAGCACGATGAAGCCCCGCGCCTCGGCGAAGTCGTTCATCCGCGTCCCCGCCGCGAAGTCGTAGCCGTCCTGCAGGCAGCCGTGCAGCATCACCATCAGCGGCCGGGCGCTGGCGCCGGTGTACGTCGAGGGGACGTAGACGCGGTAGTAGCGCGCGCCGTACACGCTGTTGTAGACGCCGTCGATCCAGGTGCCCGCCGCGGCCAGCACGGCGCGCGCCGGGGCCTGGGGCGCGGCGGCGGTCGGCGCGTCACGGCCGCAGGCGGCCAGCGGGGCGAGCGTGGCGAGGAGCAGGACGGCGGGACGGCGCATCGCGAACTCCGGGCTCGTGCGTGGACGGTGGATCCCGCGCGGCCCGCGGGTGGCCCTCACCCGGCGCCGCTACCGCGTCGCCACCCTCTCCCAACTTCGGGAGAGGGTACTTCACGACTGCTCAGATCGTCTCATCAAAGTGCCGAATGATCGTGACCCGCTCCCGGACCGGCTTGCGATTGTCACCCGCGCGATTCACGTAAAGTCTACCCTCTCCCAGACCTGGGAGAGGGTTGCCGCCCTAAGGCGGCGGGTGAGGGCCCCCGCGGCCGCACCGGCATTCGCCCCTCCGCGACCAGGTCCCCGGTGAAGACGGCGGGGCGCCGGCAGACCTCGCCGGCACCCCGCCCTCCGACCGCCGCGCTACCTGGTGTCGTAGCGCATCCCGAGGAAGATCATGGTGCCGATGCGCGGCATGTTGATCATCTCGGTGTGCTTCACCCCGAAGCCGCACCCCGAGGTGTCGCCGAACGTGTTGTCCCGCGCGCGGCAGGTGAACAGGTTGGCCACGCCCAGGTTGATCTGCGAGCGCAGGTTCGGGAGCCGGTAGCCCACGTTCACGTCCACCGTGGAGAAGGTGGGGATCGTCCCCTTGTTGATCCCCGAGTTGAAGCGGTAGCCGATCACGTGGCGCATCGTGAGCCCGCCCAGCCAGTTCCCCATGTCGCGGGCGTTGACGCCCACCGAGAACTTGGTGACCGGCGAGTTGATGGCCGTGGCCTCCACCTCGCCCGGGACGTTGGTGTTCACGCCCGTGATCTCGTCCACCTTCAGCAGGCTGAGCGTGACCGTGGCGTCCAGCCGCGGCGAGAACACGTAGCTGGCCGCCAGGTCGGTGCCGTAGATGGTGGCCTCGCCCAGGTTGAAGTAGGTGAGCACCACCTGCGGCTGCCCGCTCTCGCTGGTCACCGGCAGCCCGTCGGGCCCGTACGCCGTGGTGGCGGCGGCGCCGGCCAGCGGGTTGGCGATCACGGTGAGCGGGCTCATGAAGTGCTCGTAGCGCGAGTAGTACACGGCCGCGTCCACGAACAGGCGCTGCTGCACGAGCCCCTTGTAGCCCAGCTCGAAGGTCTGGTTCTCCTCGGGCACCAGCGGCTCGTAGGTGCGCACCGGGTTGCCGGCGGCGTTCCTCACCTCGAAGCCGTCGCGGTTGCCGAACACGCCGATGAAGGGCGAGAAGTTCGGGATGTAGAAGTTGGTCTGCAGCGTGGAGGGCGACTTGAACGCCCGGTTGTAGAAGAAGCGCAGCGTCTGCCCCGGCACCGGCGTGAACAGGAAGCCGGCCTTGGGGCTGAACTGCGGGTCGTAGTTCTCGTGGTCGTCGTAGCGGCCGGCCAGGAGCAGGCGGAACTGCGGCGCCAGCGGGATCTCGGCCTGCCCGTACACGCCCCACTGGTCGATCTCCAGGTCCTCGCCGGTCAGCCGGTCGGTGAGCCACTCGCGCTCGCTGCTCACCACGTCGTGCCGGTACTGCGCGCCCCAGGTGAACTGCGTGTTCAGCAGCGGGCGCAGGCGGAAGTTGTTCTGGAACTCGGCCGCGTAGAGCTGCCCGTTGCTGGGCCAGTCGGAGAGCTGCCGCACCGCCTCGTCGTCGAGGGCGGCGTTGGCCGGGGCCACGCGGGCCAGCGTGTAGCGGTTCACCGCGTAGCTGTCGCCCGCGTCGCTCTCGGTGCGGTAGACGCTGGCGTAGAAGTTGGGGAAGGTGGCGCGCAGCTGGGCCACGTTGTAGGTCCAGTCGACCAGCTGGTTGCGCCCCACGTTGGTCTGGCCCACGCCGTTGCTGCGGCTCCACCCGCCGGTGAGCTCGATCTGCCCCTCGCCCAGGTAGCGGACGATGCCGCCGTACCCGCGGATGACGTCGCTCTCCCAGTTGAGCCCGGCGGTGTCGCCCACCGTGCGCTCCCACGGGCTGGTGACGGCCGCGGTGGCGCGGATGCGGTTCTCCCAGTCGTCGAAGCGGTTGTACTCGCCGGACAGCTTGTAGCCCCAGCCGCCAGCCACGCCCGCGTGGCGGAACTGCACGTCGGCGTACTGCCGGTTGCCGCCCGTCACCTCCACCGTGGTGCCGGGGTACTCGCGCGGGTCCTTGGACTGCAGCGTGAGCACGCCGTTGGAGGCGTCGGCGCCGTAGAGCGCCGAGCCGGGGCCCACGATCACCTCGATCCCCGCCAGGTCCACCTTGGGGATCGGGGAGAAGGCGCCCACCGGGAGCCCGTTCTCGGGGAGGACGGCGATGCGGCCGTCCTCGAGCATGAGCATCCGGTTGTTGAAGCTGGAGTTGAAGCCGCGGGCGTTGATGGCCACGGCCGTCATCCCCACCTGCACGTAGTCGAGCCCGTTGGCCTGCTTGAGGGCGCCGACGAACGAGTTGCCGGCCACGTTCTCCAGCACCTGCGGCCCGATGCGGGTGACGGTGGCGGGCGCCTCGGACTGCCGCTCGGCGCGGCGCGAGGCCGAGACCACCATGGCGTCGAGCTCCACGGGCGCCTCGTCGAGGGCCACGGCCACCAGCGTCTCCTCGCCGGCGCGCACGGTGACCTCCTGCGACTTCGCCAGGAAGCCCGCGCGCGACACGCGGAGCTGGTGGGTGCCCGCCGGCACGCCGGTCAAAGTGAACTGGCCCAGCGAGTTGGTGCTGGTGAGGAGCCGAGTGCCCGTCACCGTCACCTGGGCCGCGCGGATGGCGTCGCCGTCGGGGGCGGAGACGGTCCCCCGCACGGTGCCGGTCTGCGCCGCGGCCAGCGCCGGGCACAGCGCCAGCACGGCGGCCGCGAGGAGGGTGCGCCACGGTCGGCGCGGGGTGCCGCTGCTCTTCATGGAAGGATCTCCATGTTGTGGGGACTCTCTGTGCGGGCGCGGATCCGCCCGCACGGTTGGACTGCCCTCGGCGGTCCTTTCAATCGGCGACCGCCCTTCCACTTCACCCGATCTATCTCCCGACCCGCCGCCCGCTCGCGATCCGCGGGCGGAACCACCTCGACGTCGTCCCACAAGGCTGTCATCCTGAGGGCGCTGCACCGGACCTTGCGACAGCACGTAAGTCGATGCGCCCGAAGGATCTGCGGGTGGGGATCGCACGTCTGTCGGCCTCACGCTCGCACCCGGCCCGCAGATCCTTCGTCGCCGCCGGTCTTCCGCTCATTCCGCCGGTCCGGCGCGGCGGCTCCTCAGGATGACAGCGTTGGGTATCGCTGGAGACTTGCGTCTCTCGCCTCTCGATCCGACCCCGTGCGCCGATCCCGGCCCTGCGACCTCCCGGCACGGGGGAGGTGGCGACGCGGTAGCGGCGCCGGAGGGGGCGTCACGGCACCATCACCAGCGCCTCGCCCTCGATCACCGTCTCGCCGCGCTGGTTGGCGACGGTGGTGGCCAGGCGCACGCGGCGCCTGGCGGCGATCACCTCGAGGACCTCCACGCGCGCCGTCACGGTGTCGCCGATGCGCACGGGGCGGGTGAAGCGCAGGCTCTGCGAGAGGTAGATGGTGCCGGGGCCGGGGAGCTTCATCGCCAGCACGGTGGAGATGAAGCCGGCCGAGAGCATCCCGTGCGCGATCCGCCCGCCGAACCTCCCCGCCTCGGCCTGGGCGGCGTCGACGTGCGCGGGGTTGAAGTCGCCCGTGATCCCGGCGTAGAGCACCACGTCGGTCTCCGTCACCGTCTTGCTGAACTCGGCCGCCTGCCCGGCGGCGATCTCCTCGAAGCGCATCGACTTCAGTGCCCAGTGCCCAGTCCCAAGTGCCCAGTGGCTCCGTGCGTGCCCAGGGGTATCGTGCTCCGTCGACCGGTGCCGTTCCTGGGCACTGGGCACTGGGCACTGGGCACTTTCGGTTCAAACACTCATCACCAGCCGCACGTCCGCATCGATCTCCTCCCCCGCGCGCCGCCGCGTGAGCCAGGAGACGCCGAAGAAGACCAGGATCGCCAGGACGAGCGAGAGGCCGGAGACGGTGACGCCGGTGGGGAACGCGTAGACCTTGAAGTAGGCCAGCGTCTCGAACAGGAGCGTCACCACGATGCCGACGGAGATGGAGGCGACCGCACCCTCCTTCGTCGCCCCCTCCCAGTTGAGGCCGATCGCCAGCGCGGGGACGAGCGTGGAGGCGAAGAGCCCCCAGCCGAAGATCCCCAGGAACGCCACCAGCGCCCCCGGCAGCAGCGCCAGCGCCGCCGCGGCGACCGAGATCGCCACCGTGGAGATGCGGCCCCAGAGCAGCTCGTTCTTCACGCGCCGGCCGAGCGCCACGGGGATGTCGTGCGTGATCGCGGCCGCGCCGATGTTCATGAAGCTGTTGACGGTGCTCATGATGGCCGCCGCCACGCCGGAGAAGACGAGCGCCGCCAGCAGCACCGGGGTGAAGCGCAGCAGGAACGCCGGGGTGGCGTCGTCGGGGCTCGCCAGCGGCGCCATGCGGCCCTCCACCACCAGCGCCTTCACCGCCACGCCCACGCCGAAGTACAGCAGCATGGTGACGAGGAGGGCCAGCGTGACCAGCAGCGGGTACCACTTGAGCCGCCGCGGGTCCTTGAGCATGTAGAACTTGTGGATCACGTGCGGCTGGCCCATCGAGCCCACGCCGAACACGAAGAAGAGCGAGAGCGCGGCCACGGGCCCCATCGCCCCGAACGGCCCCAGGAAGGTCCGGTCGGCGGCCATGATGGTGCGGCTGATCCCGCCCATCCCCCCGCCCACCTTCAGCGTGTAGAGGAAGACCAGGACCGAGGCCAGCGCCATCAGGC
This window harbors:
- a CDS encoding AMP-binding protein; translation: MSAPVFPRRPDPLRFWRRIAPDRCALVDRSRGGRLTYAELDAGADRWAAVLRALGIGRGDLVAVLAGNRREVVEVFFACGRLGAALLPLNWRLAAAELAPILADARPAVVLGEERFRARAEDALRGADEAPPWIDLDLDVPALLARGGPSAPDVEVGPEDAALVLYTSGSTGKPKGAVLPHRQLFYNAVATTTAWELGPADVAPVSTPFFHTGGWNVFATPLWHRGGTIVLFDAFDADGYLDAVAEEGITVALTVPTMLLMLTESPRWGRALPSLRFFISGGAPCPRSLAAKVRAAGYRFREGYGLTECGPNCFAISDQEALRRPGSVGWPVPMLEMRLEAADGGEAAPGEPGELLLRGPQVFAGYLRSPERTAEVFTGDGWLRTGDLARRDEDGVFTICGRRKEMFISGGENVFPGEVEAALADCPGVAEVVVVGVRDERWGEVGRAFVVPRGEAAPSEAELIAHARSRLAGYKVPKQVVFLPEIPRLGSGKPDRRALQEAAP
- a CDS encoding PHB depolymerase family esterase encodes the protein MTRAALLTTALAVTLTNAAAPAAAQDGTFEWATYSGAEGTRRYKLFVPAGRDASKPAPLVVMLHGCTQDPDDFARGTRFNQAAAAAGVLVAWPEQTGTHQPQKCWTWYDPAHQGRGGEPAIIAAITREVIARYNADPARVYIAGVSAGAAMAVNTAAAYPELYAAAGAHSGIAYRAASSVADALGVMRSGPSGVDRLTEALRTALGRRDLPLIVIHGGADPVVSPFNAEQLAHQFAIVADLKGPHLESGTAGGYEVERRWFDDGEGNTMLDLVLVKGLGHAWSGGSPEGTFTDAKGPDATRLILDFLLRHSR
- a CDS encoding PHB depolymerase family esterase — its product is MRRPAVLLLATLAPLAACGRDAPTAAAPQAPARAVLAAAGTWIDGVYNSVYGARYYRVYVPSTYTGASARPLMVMLHGCLQDGYDFAAGTRMNDFAEARGFIVLYPEQGTAYNASDCWNWFYTSNQARGSGEPYVIAGMIDWVKANYLVDSNRVGVAGFSAGAAMATIMACTYPDRVRRLAEVAGVMYKAATTAGGGTSAMMSGSAYDPNTRGTDCWNAMATGGRRVIPALVVHGGSDGTVNVVNAHQTAQQWTQTLDLASDGADNGNVDNTADATVSGTACRSYTQYDYRNSANAQTVVRKYIVSGLGHRWPGGSSAGSYTDACAPDASQLIVDFFGF
- a CDS encoding TonB-dependent receptor is translated as MKSSGTPRRPWRTLLAAAVLALCPALAAAQTGTVRGTVSAPDGDAIRAAQVTVTGTRLLTSTNSLGQFTLTGVPAGTHQLRVSRAGFLAKSQEVTVRAGEETLVAVALDEAPVELDAMVVSASRRAERQSEAPATVTRIGPQVLENVAGNSFVGALKQANGLDYVQVGMTAVAINARGFNSSFNNRMLMLEDGRIAVLPENGLPVGAFSPIPKVDLAGIEVIVGPGSALYGADASNGVLTLQSKDPREYPGTTVEVTGGNRQYADVQFRHAGVAGGWGYKLSGEYNRFDDWENRIRATAAVTSPWERTVGDTAGLNWESDVIRGYGGIVRYLGEGQIELTGGWSRSNGVGQTNVGRNQLVDWTYNVAQLRATFPNFYASVYRTESDAGDSYAVNRYTLARVAPANAALDDEAVRQLSDWPSNGQLYAAEFQNNFRLRPLLNTQFTWGAQYRHDVVSSEREWLTDRLTGEDLEIDQWGVYGQAEIPLAPQFRLLLAGRYDDHENYDPQFSPKAGFLFTPVPGQTLRFFYNRAFKSPSTLQTNFYIPNFSPFIGVFGNRDGFEVRNAAGNPVRTYEPLVPEENQTFELGYKGLVQQRLFVDAAVYYSRYEHFMSPLTVIANPLAGAAATTAYGPDGLPVTSESGQPQVVLTYFNLGEATIYGTDLAASYVFSPRLDATVTLSLLKVDEITGVNTNVPGEVEATAINSPVTKFSVGVNARDMGNWLGGLTMRHVIGYRFNSGINKGTIPTFSTVDVNVGYRLPNLRSQINLGVANLFTCRARDNTFGDTSGCGFGVKHTEMINMPRIGTMIFLGMRYDTR
- a CDS encoding MaoC family dehydratase; the protein is MRFEEIAAGQAAEFSKTVTETDVVLYAGITGDFNPAHVDAAQAEAGRFGGRIAHGMLSAGFISTVLAMKLPGPGTIYLSQSLRFTRPVRIGDTVTARVEVLEVIAARRRVRLATTVANQRGETVIEGEALVMVP